TTAGCTCTGGCTCAACTAAAAAAACATTATAAGTCAGGAAATAAATCCAATATCAGAAAAATAGAAAAAATTTTCAAAGAACTTTCTGAACATCCATATAAAGGGACCGGAAACCCAGAACAATTAAAACATGAACTTTCTGGTTTTTGGTCGCGAAGGATCAATCAAAAAGACCGATTATGATACAAAATTGAAGAAGAAACTGTAATGGTTTTTGTTATCTCTGCAATGGGTCACTACAGTCAGAAATAGATAAATATTGTTCAGATAAGGCGGAATCAAAACTCTTACCCTTTAAGAAGATATTTCGAGTCCGCCTAATACGAATAATTAATCTT
This genomic interval from Pseudopedobacter saltans DSM 12145 contains the following:
- a CDS encoding Txe/YoeB family addiction module toxin, encoding MGKFEVKVEALALAQLKKHYKSGNKSNIRKIEKIFKELSEHPYKGTGNPEQLKHELSGFWSRRINQKDRL